A window of the Cicer arietinum cultivar CDC Frontier isolate Library 1 chromosome 6, Cicar.CDCFrontier_v2.0, whole genome shotgun sequence genome harbors these coding sequences:
- the LOC140920817 gene encoding uncharacterized protein, translated as MVSTRRMARNDESWTQEMEELKQDRERMRLRLELNEARMQKTEELLSAIANKLGINGNGHSQEDGSESENEGESHQRSLNPNYWRRLEIPIFFGDDAYGWIQKLERYFAIRGVTAEEKMQATIISLEGKALSWYQWWEGCNPNPTWESFKIAVVRRFQPSMIQNPFELLLSLKQNNSVEEYVELFEKYAGALREVNQDFVRGIFLNGLKEEIKAEVKLYDLATLSELIQKAILVEQKNLVLLKKNSGTYSRSYSSYKPNSYSKMVTLEPHTAVNKQR; from the coding sequence ATGGTCTCTACCAGAAGAATGGCACGAAACGATGAGAGTTGGACTCAAGAGATGGAGGAGCTGAAGCAAGATCGCGAGAGAATGAGATTGCGATTGGAGCTTAACGAAGCTCGAATGCAGAAAACCGAAGAGCTGTTATCGGCGATAGCCAACAAATTGGGGATAAACGGAAATGGACACTCGCAAGAGGATGGAAGCGAAAGTGAGAATGAAGGCGAGAGTCATCAGCGGAGTCTGAATCCAAATTATTGGAGAAGATTGGAAATCCCTATTTTTTTTGGGGACGACGCGTACGGGTGGATCCAAAAATTGGAGCGGTACTTTGCAATTAGAGGCGTGACAGCAGAGGAGAAGATGCAAGCCACGATAATTTCCTTGGAGGGCAAAGCTCTTAGTTGGTATCAATGGTGGGAAGGTTGCAACCCTAATCCAACTTGGGAGAGTTTCAAGATTGCTGTGGTAAGGCGCTTCCAACCCTCTATGATTCAAAATCCCTTCGAATTGTTACtttctttgaaacaaaacaaTAGTGTTGAGGAATATGTTGAACTGTTTGAAAAATATGCTGGGGCTTTGAGGGAAGTCAATCAAGATTTTGTTAGAGGAATTTTCCTTAATGGATTAAAAGAAGAGATCAAAGCTGAAGTGAAATTGTATGATTTGGCTACTCTGTCAGAATTAATTCAAAAAGCTATATTAGTGGAACAGAAGAATCTGGTGTTATTAAAGAAGAATAGTGGAACATACTCTAGATCCTATAGCTCATATAAACCAAATTCTTATAGTAAGATGGTGACCCTGGAACCCCATACTGCAGTAAATAAACAGAGATAG
- the LOC101513826 gene encoding strigolactones hydrolase CXE15-like: MSKLLVDECRGVLHVYSDGSIVRTANPAFNTPVQDDGTVLWKDVVFDSAHDLQLRLYKPANSTVTKLPIFYYIHGGGFCIGSRTWPNCQNYCFQLSSQLGVVVVAPDYRLAPENRLPSAIDDGFKAVKWLQEQAVSSEPDSWLNHVADFSRVFISGDSAGGNIAHHLAARLGFGAPELAPVKVRGYVLLAPFFGGTVLTKSEAEGPKDAFLNYELIDRYWRLSIPIGENTDHPLVNPFGVHSNNLETIDLDPILLVVGGNDLLKDRAEDYARRLKNWGKNIDYVEFEGQQHGFFTIDPNSEPAKELMLVIKQFIEKYSGNV, encoded by the exons atGTCTAAACTTTTAGTGGACGAATGTCGTGGCGTTCTTCATGTCTATAGCGACGGTTCCATAGTTCGCACCGCAAATCCAGCCTTTAACACCCCTGTTCAAGACGACGGGACTGTTTTATGGAAAGATGTCGTTTTTGACTCAGCTCATGATCTTCAGCTTCGGCTCTATAAGCCAGCTAATTCAACCGTTACCAAGCTTCCAATTTTTTACTACATCCACGGTGGCGGCTTCTGCATCGGCTCACGCACTTGGCCAAATTGTCAAAACTATTGCTTCCAGCTCTCTTCTCAGCTTGGAGTTGTAGTGGTTGCCCCTGATTATAGGCTCGCGCCGGAGAATCGGCTCCCGAGTGCAATTGACGATGGCTTCAAGGCTGTTAAGTGGCTTCAAGAACAAGCTGTGAGTAGTGAGCCGGATTCTTGGTTGAACCACGTGGCTGATTTTAGCCGGGTTTTTATTTCTGGTGACTCGGCTGGTGGTAATATTGCTCACCATTTGGCAGCTCGGCTTGGCTTTGGTGCGCCTGAGTTGGCTCCGGTTAAGGTTAGGGGTTATGTTCTGTTGGCACCGTTCTTTGGTGGAACCGTTCTAACCAAGTCAGAAGCTGAAGGACCAAAAGATGCTTTTCTCAACTATGAACTTATTGACAG GTATTGGAGGCTTTCCATACCCATTGGGGAGAATACTGATCACCCACTTGTGAATCCATTTGGAGTTCATAGTAATAACCTTGAGACAATTGATCTTGACCCAATTCTTTTGGTTGTTGGAGGAAATGATTTGCTTAAAGACAGGGCAGAGGATTATGCAAGGAGGCTTAAGAATTGGGGTAAAAATATAGATTATGTGGAATTTGAAGGACAACAACATGGATTCTTCACTATTGATCCAAATTCAGAACCAGCTAAAGAGTTGATGTTGGTCATTAAGCAATTCATAGAAAAGTATTCGGGTAATGTTTGA